TTGCTGGGGTTTCAAAAGCTGATAACTACaaaaattgttatttgtaATGATGGTGCGGTAGTAATGATTATTGCCTTGAGTGCAACGAACTTTCTAATTTAAAGTTCCATCTTTTCTCAGAGACATGACCAACTGTAAGGTGGAGCAACTAAAGGAAACCTCGCTGTCACACTTCCCAAACTTGAAGCGTTTGTATGTATGCCTCAATATTCAATTCCCTAAATATACCATTGTCCAAACCTCAAGTTTGTACCAGTTTGCGCCGGATGCCTAGGGGAGACCACGTTGGTGCACTTTTTAAAGCATCGGTTCAATAAAACCACTACTTGTGCCTCAAACCTATGaacttttgtgtttttttttacacaggaTTCTTAAAGACAATTCGGTGGCGCATATTGACCAGAATGCACTTCAAGCTGCTCCCTTATTGACTGAGCTGTGAGTACCATGATGCACCGCGCGTATCAATTATGCACCGCACGTAGGTACAATGATACATCGCGCGTAGGTAGCATGATGCACCGCACGTAGGTGCCATGATGCATCGCCCGTAGGTGCCATGATGCACCGCACGTAGGTGCCATGACGCATCGCCCGTAAGTGCCATGATGCATCGCGCGTAGGTGCCGTGATGGAGCGCGCACCGGCAATTGAACACCATGATGCATCGCGCGTGAGTACCATGATGCATCGCGCGTAGGTGCCATGATGCGTCGCGCGTAGGTGCCATGATGCATCGTGCGTAGGTGCTATGATACATCGCGCGTAGGTACCATGATGCACCGCACGTAGGTGCCATGATGCATTGCCCGTAAGTGCCATGATGCATCGCCCGTAAGTGCCATGATGCGCCGCACGTAGGTGCTATGATACATCGCGCGTAGGTACCATGATGCACCGCACGTAGGTGCCATGATGCATTGCCCGTAAGTGCCATGATGCATCGCCCGTAAGTGCCATGATGCATCGCGCGTAGGTGCTATGATACATCGCGCGTAGGTACCATGATGCACCGCACGTAGGTGGTATGATGCATCGCCCGTAAGTGCCATGATGCATCGCGCGTAGGTGCTATGATACATCGCGCGTAGGTACCATGATGCACCGCACGTAGGTGGTATGATGCATCGCCCGTAAGTGCCATGATGCATCGCGCGTAGGTGCCGTGATGGAGCGCGCACCGGCAATTGAACACCATGATGCATCGCGCGTGAGTACCATGATGCATCGCGCGTAGGTGCCATGATGCATCGAACGCAGGTGCCATTGTGCATCGCGCATAGTAACCATGATGCATCGCGCTTATCAACTATGGTGCTCCACGCTTAGGTACCCATCATGCTTAGCGCGTAGGTGCCATGATGCATCGCGCGTAAGTATGATGCACAGCAAGCAAGTGCCATGTTGGGTCATGTAGAAGCTATTAGAAGATTTCAGCACATTGTATTGATGCCCTTCAGACAAAATAATaggaaacaaaacaatagaacgggaatagaacaatgaggtaatccagccaatcctgttaggTTACGAGCTGTTTTCTACACTTCGGGCCATGAACCATTTTGCGAGGTACCATGATGCATCGCGCGTAGGAACCATGATGCATCGCGCCTTGGTGCGATGATGGAACCTGCGTGATGCAAGGGTCGATCAGGAAATAACCAAAAGAAGGGTTTAAGCTAGCATCCACATATGTTTCGAGGTGAATAGTGGCGGCAACTTTATTTCGTTAATATTATTCCCTCTATTCTATTATGTTGTCTTTTCCTTTTGTATTGAAGAAATTGAATTATGTATTTGCAAACGTAATTACCTAACACGCTCTATTGGATGGATTGGAGTCGcatcttttctctttttctctttcttgTTTTCAGCGATTTGAGGGGAAACGATCTGAAGAGTGTGCCAAGTAGAATGTTCAGCCAAAGCAAACTTCGTGTCTTGTAAGTACAGTCCACACGCCAGAAGTGGACGGTCATTCTACATCCTGCTCTCAGACGTTTACCCGATCGGGCCGTAGGCGTGGACCTATAATTTAAACATCAAAGACAGCCTTTTGTATTACCTGTTGAGCGTTAGTCCACTTCTATCTAAAAACGCGCTTCTTAGGCCGACAGAATACGGGCCTGAACGAACTCCACATGAAAGCTCATTGCGCTGTTTAGGCTGTGTTTAGGTCCTCaactgagttttttttttctcgatgTGCTCTTCATCCCCTGGCCCGCTGTGTTAGTATGGTATATGGATTTGAAATGGCCTATTGATTAATCTGATTTTCGATTGACTTGACTTTTGTTCTAAAAGGTATCTCGAGAATAACCCGTTCTCGTGCGATCCTTCGACTGTACACATCCTCCACACAGAAGTTCAGACTCTCCTAACAGAGGACACGGGCCTTGAGATGTTTGACGGGGGACGTCTAAAGTGCGCCGACCCACCTAACGTGCAAGGACAAAAGATAATATATCTGCCAAGCGAGGGTAACTAAGATTTCTCAAACGAACAGCTAGACTCCCTTCCCAGGATATGTATAGAAAGTATCCTTGACATCCAAACGAAGAAGACGCTTTATCTTATAGAGTAGGAGCAATCATCACCTTACAGTGTATCGAGATCTACATCGCTATAATTTGAAGAAACCAAGTTCTTTATCCTCCAATTTCAAGGACAGATAAAAAAGCTATTGTTAGGCTATCATAAGTGCCTTCTGAATAAGGGTGTCTAAAGTACTGAAGCTGTAACTTAAATACGGCGTACTGAAAAAGGGGGGACGGATATACCAATCCCTTTGCAAATGTTTCAACTGTCATGGGCCTCTTTTACTCATTATGACGTCTACGGATCTAGGGGAAGATCGAGCCCCCCCTTTTAATCAGAGATTTCGCTTAAGCTCCCTTATGTCGAGCGTTTCACCTTTCTCCCAACACGACAGCAACTGCTTGGAGTCTATGCAAATGGAACATCTACTACACGTTTTAATAAGAACGTTCAGTCTGAGATTCAAACAAATTTAAGCGAAGCACAGCAttgttcttatataaaaaaagagtatatCGAATACCATAGGTCTCCTCTTTGTCTAGTGAATATGGGTTAATCATGCAAGTAATTGTCCTTCTGATCTTATAATTAGTACCTATAAACTGTGCCATTTGCTATTCGATGCTTGAGCTGAGAAAGTTTTTCTTAAATGAAATACATAACGAAATATACAGAAGTACAATGTATctgcagcccccccccccccccccccctcccgtaTATTGTATCTTGTATTCCGTGCTCTGGACTCACCCTCATTGGAACTTCTCCCCTGAGATGCACTATGTTCACTTTTACTTCCAGTGCTTGGTTCCAGCTCATTCACGAGATCAGATAAGGAGAGTACAGTACTTGTTGGCTACAGTGCTCTTACGCTGATTGGAGTTGCGCTCTGCTCTTGCACAGTGACAGGCCTATTATTTGCTGTCTATTACTCATGCAAAACACGAGTTTTGAAAAAGTGAGTATGCCAGTCAATAGCCCGGGTACCGTctgttttgcatttttgcatTCCACAATTTTTCCACTAAATTATCTCTCATTGATTGTCCATTTACTGTTTACTGTTAAATGTCTGTTAGTGTTAATGAGAGATTAAATATGATATTTATCAAACCATGGAACACAATGAGATTGTAAAATATCAAGgcaaggaaataaaaaaataaaacatatgaATCAATCTATCATATACATCaaactaaaataaaatcacTCATTCACAGTAAAGAAAACATGTCTTCAATGGAGGAGGGGGAATCCCTTATGGAGCTTGCAAACACAGAACCCACAGGAAACGCTGAAGACACCCTCGTTAACACCCTCCATGCACTACGACGTAAGAGTCAAGGCTACCCTGAGGGTGACATCATTGACTCAAATGATGAGGATGCAGTAGAGCCAGAAACCTATATCAAGGAGAAGCTGGAGCAGCACAGACGCCACTCTTTAGGGTACCCTAGGGACGAGCACAGTAGTGATGATGCAATGGATGAAATTGACTTGAATGCAAACTAACACACTGgatacaaaaataatatatttttgaaaCTGTCCATTTCTTTCACTTATAGCCTTTGTGAATTTCTCTGTTGTATAATTTTGCTGTTTGATAACAGAAAGCTTTGTCATTTCTTAAGCTAGTAAAGCATGGTAAAACTCTACAGCTGTTGACTCTTCCTGTGTTCTTTGCATGTTACCTTAAGTGTCACTGTTTGACAAATCAAGTAAGGTAAAACTTGTAAGCAGCTCATGAATTTGATCTACCtgtgaataaataataaaaatgtgtTCAGAGTAATTGTTAAAAGGCTGTAATATATGACTTTCTAAAATATTTCAGATTTCCATCATACAATAAATTATGTACGATATGAAAAAAAAGTCTTGTGTGAGCGTGTTCCAGATCTGAGAAttccatagctgtcaacccaacttggacagaaatcttgtgaaatcgggtgaaatacagtaaatatgtgaacaaaaaaatgaaaagagcCATTGTGGGTAAATAAAGAGAAtatatgaacattctcacaaaattAGGGttatgatgaggtccaaaatcttgtgataCCTACCTAATTTACCTaatgtgggtgagttgacagctatggaaTTCTTTTTGAAGATTTTGATAAAACTCCCTGTAAGTTTTTGTCTAATTTGAATGTACACCAATCTTAAGTTGGCTTGTTGAAAATGTCCCTGTAGCAATAAATGTGGTATAAGAAAGCTATGCATATCTCTTCATATATGTAGCAAAAGATACAACTTATTACATATTGGGTGGTAGGATACTTGGGAAACAGTAATGAACCTTTTTAACACACACCTCTTCAAtagttgttgttttattgAGTTGACTACACAACTCATCAAGTTTCAATTTCTCTCCTTCCTTGTTAGTTCTGTTCATATACTCCTTTAACATATCTATAATCTGCAGCACTTCTTGCCTATAGCGCAGTGGGGCTGTGCGAATGACCACATCCTCATGCAACACCCTCAATGTCGAACGGGCAACTTCAAGGGGGGTTCTACCAGTGTAATCAACTGCATTTAGGTCTGATCCTGCCTTTAAAAGTAATGTCACTATTTGAACTTTGTTAGTACATGCAGCAAGATGTAATGGAGTGTTGCCATTAACGTCGCGTGCATTAGGATTGGCTCCATTTTCTAGTAATACTTTGACAACATGTTCATTCCCTTGTGTAGCCGCAAAGTGCAACGGTGTTCTCTGTTTAGAGTCGGCACTGCACGGATTCACTCCGCTACTAATTAACCTTTGTATACAGTTAATGTCGGAGATGCTCACAGCCTCTCTCAGTCGCCTTTGTAGGAGATAGTCGTAGCCTGTTGGTGACTTTTTCGTGTAAACCTGTGCCTTTAATTTAGAATGCGACGGTAGTATTGGCCCAGAGATCGCTTCCCTAGTATCTCGCTCACCATCTGGTAGACTATACACTGTACCAAAACCTGATGAAAATGGGAACACATTACGACCATCAAGCTGAAGAGGCGTAGAGCTAGAACCCCATTCTAGTTTGAATTCCTTAGACGCGGGCGacgttttttccttttcttgttCGTCCTCCATTGAAGTTATACGTCTCACAGATTGTAAAGTTTAAGTAGGACGATTTGAATTTGTCTTATCAGGGAAACAAGAGAAGGCAAAGTGAAATTATTTAGAGGACTTAGAAAATAGGAGCGAAAGGACATGAACAGGCAGGCGTTACTTACTATGACACAGGCATCACCAAAAAGTACAATGTTTTGTCACATGACCACTTCGTGACCGGGACGTTCTGTTTGTAAACCATAATGTAGGAGCAGGGTACTTATTTTAAATTGTTTGCAATGTCCTCAAACATCGTTCACAGCCCTAGTAGAAGTCTTTGCAGATCACCACACTATCTACAAGGATTTCTTTTCTTGGTTATTTTCGCAATGCCTCATGAGGTGTCGACTCTCACAAAATGCGAGATGGTCAAAGGTTCTTCCTGTCGGGCGTCCACAGACAAGGGATATATCGATCTTAGCGCCTTGATCGGTCAAGGAAACTCCCCGAGGTAATGTCAGGGGTACTAACAGATTATCGTGCATATGCAGGACGGGTAACGATTGACTGAAAACTAAAGAATCACGCCCGAATCACGCCTTTGGGCATCCGTTCTCTCTTGTGTGACATCGTGTCACGCAATACGAGAAAAACAGGCCTCGACTAGACAAGGGTATAACacccaaaaatatattttttttcataagaagAAATATAAGTAGCAGTCATAGAGGGTTGAAAATTCTCTATTTGAGGTTGAAAAAAGGGTTGAAAAAAGATTTAATAAAAGCTAAGGTAAGCAATCtaggatcttttttttttgccaccagtaaaaaaataaatgccatTGCCATTACATCATTCCCAGGCAGCTAGTTTTTTGTagctaaataaaaaatcaCATTGTTTACCAGGGCCGAAATGGGCCTTGAATTActggagggggtggggtggggggcacaaaaCATAGACCAAGAAGAAACCTTGGGGGCGAGAGGGGGAGAgcacagtcacgcccctaGTTTCCATTTACTTATAATTTCAGGGAAAAACAGGTAGCAAAAAGGGCATTGTTTGAAAGCATcatctttttttgttacaaatggTTTTAACATTATCTTTTATGTCAATATGTGTTTTAGATTCACAGAGATCACAGACCAAGATTCAGACAACAAGTACAGTTGGAACCCATGCAAGGGCTGGACAGATTCCACAAGTCAAATACTGAACACTTGTCAAGATGTATCGGTTAGTCATCATTCATGATTCATGACAATTACTCTACTTTTTGGGGGGATCCATGCAAGGCGTGGGCAGATAACTGAACGGTCAAGTACCAGTTAGTCATCTTATATCCTTACACTTACACTCCCCCTTTAGATCCATGCAAGGCGtgcaggcccatacccaggatttttattggtggtggggggggggggggggggggggggtggaaatCCGAAAGAGTGGACCTAATTTCtccagggggggtggggttgggagggagttctctgataaatctgaccacccccagaaaaacaaaaaggtttttttatgcctttgcagtatttcAATAGGATGTTTATAGTcggatttgactacataccagagtgatctatcttattctttatagtttttttctataaatagcacatctattgagaaccaaaagtggaccttcggctgttgtgggggggggggggtgtggacAGATAAGACAAGTCAAACGCTGACCATGTGTGACCATAAGAAAAGtgaaggagggggagggtggctGTGGTGGTATCCTAAGGGATGACCATAAGAAAAGCGAAGGAGGGGGAGGTTAGCTGTGGTGGTATCCTAAGGGGTAAACATAAGAAAAGtgaaggagggggagggtggctGTTGTGGTATCCTAAGGGATGACCATAAGAAAAGcgaaggagggggagggtggctGTGGTGGTATCCTAAGGGGTGAACATAAGACAAGCAAAGGAGGGGGAGGTTAGCTGTGGTGGTATAGTAGGGATGACCATAAGAAAAGTGAAGGAGGGCGAGGGTGGCTGTGGTGGTATCCTAAGGGATGACCATAAGAAAAGCgaagaagggggagggtggctGTGGTGGTATCCTAAGGGATGACCATAAGAAAAGcgaaggagggggagggtggctGTGGTGGTTTCAGTCGTTCGGGTTTTTTTCCTTCTATTTCTAAGACGTGCAGGTTTTCCCCCTTTTTGTTGCATTTTTTGTCTGGTTTGGGCTGCATTTTTTGTTCCTTCCCCGGGCCATCTCCCCCTCACCCAGTGCCCAGTCACTTTTCCAACGATCTGTCTCTAACAGGCAATAGACTAGGGCATATCAAGAACTTTTTTTCCAACCTGGCATTGACATATAAGGAAATTATTTGATTCCATATTTGGAATAACTACAACATAACATCCTTTCTATCAACGATAATTGACTTCGAAGTCAGAATGATTAGCGCAAAGAAagcccaggtctggactacgGGTTTTTCCTCCGGATAAAAAACTACAACGCCCACAAGTAGGCTACTCCATAAAATCCCTAGGACTTCTCCATCATACACTTTGATCCTAAactaccccccctccccttcccctgtAAACGTCAAATTAGTATTAATTCATTTTACATCAGGTTTGTTTGTATATGCCATACTCCGGGGTTTCAAGTAACTTGTACGGTATCGGCAAGGCGAATACTGCAGACTTTAAGCTGGATGCGTCCTCAGGGAATTGCCTCATCACCTACACAGGGACAATGTACTTGGGGTCTTCCACGTATGTAGTTCTGTTGCTTCTGTTAAATCTAATTTTGATaccgttaaaaaaaatatgggcGTGCCCAGGTTTTCTGCCTCCGTCCCCACGTATATGTTTCCGTTTTAAAACGCAACGTTTTTGTTCCATTTGCAAAGAGATCCGCGTCAACACgaaacttttttgttttgaaacgGTTCGTACACACGTGAATGAAAaaacgatacgaaaacgaACCACTATTTTTcttgctcaaaagttcccgTCATCGCCCCCTAGACGGCACAGGAAGGGTACCGTTTACTGattgttccactctggagGGCATTTTGAAGACCCCGTCCCCACTCTGTTTTCGTTTGAAGACACAGCCTTTTTGATAAGGATACGGGAATCGTCCACACGTGAACGTGAAAACGATGGTCAAAAACAGAACAAtctttaaatttttaaaaggCGCTTTTATGAGACATAACTGATATCTCAATTCTCGTTTCCAGGGTAGTAAACATCGAACTTGTTTGCAGTGAAAGCCAGGAGGGTACCCTAGACCCATTCACAAATTCAGGGTTGTCAACGACGATATTTGTaagtttttattacaaaaccTACATTATCATGTCTTCGtcttttcatttttaattAATACCCTCCTTTTTACAGACTTCAAAGCTCCATTCAAAATACGCATGTCCAAGCCGTAGTGGAATAAGCACGGGGAGTATATTACTAATAGTGTAAGTATGAAGAGTACTCCTTCTGTCGACACGAAGAAGAAACAGACCTCTTACATCACATAGGATGGGAAGTGTGTGGAACAGTATTTCATGTAGTTTTCTCATAGTCCCTTCGATGGCGCATTAAAGTAAAACAAGAGTAAAGTGAATCCGTGTTTTACGCGAGGCTACACATGGTTTGCTATTCACGGAACAACATGACCGCTTGTAGAATATCCTCGCGTAGGGCCCCAcgttatttgctgttgcggggacaaccacaggaatcctgaagcACATCCTGGCCGTCATGCACCGCGCGGTACTCCAGAACTGCTGCGacgttttcaaaacactaCATAGCCAATAATTGTTGTATGTATAGGAGGCAAGAAGCTGATTTGGTGTGAATTATTTCAAGCGCTGAGGTTTTGTGTCTGTTTGCTCTCCACAGATTTTTTAGCGTCATTTGCGTGTACCTCGTCGTGGGAATCCTGATAAGTCATTTCGTGAAAGGAGCGACGGGAAGAGAACTGGTGCCAAACTATTCTTTCTGGGTTGACCTCCCCGCCCTTATCAAGGTATTGAACCATTTGATCGACTAAATTTGTTAAATTTTAGTAGCAGTGAATAGTCGTAAATCTGTGTAATTCAGACGTGGATATCAGGccagtacccaggatttttcttgggagggtgcgaaatccgaaaaagtggacatAATTTTTccgtaggggggggggagtaagGGAATAAgatctctgataaaaatctgacaatccccgaaagaacaaaaaaatgtctctccacagtatctccacgggacgtttattgtcggatttggctacgtaGCTAgcgatctagcttatgctttatagttttgtctacaaatagcacgtccattgggaaccgaaaATGGACCTTCAGCCGTTgcggggggcggggggggggggggggggtgcagccCCTGCACCATGGCTGAGTACGGGCCTGGATACGACGATAGACTCTGAACACATGTTGATGTATATGGTACAAACCAATAGAAGCACAATGAACTACACGGCTAAGACATGGACCTTGGACGAAACCCAAACGCAAAAACACAGTGTGTGCTTTTGCTGCTTAGATCAATAGCTTTCCCATCTTTGTGgctatttgtttttgtttttcattcaACTCGTGTCCTATTTTTTTGTAGGATGGCTGTGTTTTCACATTTGGGAAATGCAGAAGTCTTTGTGGAGGGAAGGAAGGAAATTCCTATGAAGTCATACCGTAATACAGAGCCGTAGCCGGCCATCTGACAttgtggggggcacaatacagaaacattaagaaaatattgggggggggggcaaagccacgccccttctggccattttcttttaatttcgaAAATATTGGGGTGGGCGCAAATGCCTCCAGTGCCCTACCCCCTGCTACGACCCTGTGGTGTAAACAGGTATTATGACACTTCATTTGCAGTCTCATGATCACATGTCCACGCACCATCTaaggctgttttttttttaccaaacaaCTTTGACATCTAGAGTGTATATATAAACTttgtaaacaaatattttcaaagagtttttttaaattgtacaTAAGTTTTTTGAATGATTTCTCGTgcatatgatggtgatgataatggttgcagaatgggggtgggggtggggggagttTGCACTTTAACCGGCGCAATACCATTGCCAGATATTTCagttgttttttattcaatGCCGCGGCTCAATATTCAAGGTCGAATAAATAGCTGAGTCTAGAAAAATATCTAATTCTTTATCTGCTACATTAGTGATCTGTATTTGAAAGCTAaagtaaaattatttttcaaaaattattatcCTTACTGTCATTTATGAGAATGATGTATATAAATTGTCATCGGCCGCACTCACCCCGCGTATCTACCATTAAATAAAAGGTAATATTTCTAGTGGAAATAAAGGATTTTAACCGATATTTGCAAAACTTATACCCCATGCCCTCCTGGTTTAGGGAAACGCGAGGGAAACGCAGACACCTTAGTTGTCTGGATTTATTGTTAATCCTTGGCACCGCCGGTCCGTTTGTGAAGGGTCCCGTTAGACTGCGATTTCTCATCATCGGAATCAACCTCGGCTTCCGTGACCATCACGTGATACCTAACATAAGACGTACCAGATGTTATTGACGTGATCATTATTTAGTGTGCTCATCTAGCCTAACTACTCCACGCATCTCATGCGCTATTTGAATCAACATTGCGGCGATAAGTGCGATAAAGTGGTACATGACGATGATGGTTATAATATGATgctaatgataatgatgacgatgatgataacaatgctGATAATAATGGCGGTGTAAGTCATTAATGATGTCACTTGAtgctgataataatgatgacgatagCGATGACAATGCGATAATAATGACGGTGTCAATGATTAATGATGTCACttgatgctgatgataatgatgacgatagtgATGACAATGCTGGTAATAATGGCGGTGTCAATGATTAATGATGTCACttgatgctgatgataatgatgacgatagtgATAACAATGCTGATAATAATGGTGGCGAAGTCATGCTGCTGTGTGacgatggtagtgatgatgatgttggttgatggtgataatgacgatGGTGGGGTGATGCTTATGTTAGCTGTTGCTATGGTAATGGtagggtgatgatgatgatgattatgatgataatgtttatGC
The sequence above is a segment of the Nematostella vectensis chromosome 2, jaNemVect1.1, whole genome shotgun sequence genome. Coding sequences within it:
- the LOC5515712 gene encoding leucine-rich repeat-containing protein Bf66946, whose protein sequence is MRRALAILVTLSLIPALAAGVVEECPDGCACYYDFATVKCRDSPLKDLPRFHKNAMAKVAVLDMTNCKVEQLKETSLSHFPNLKRLILKDNSVAHIDQNALQAAPLLTELDLRGNDLKSVPSRMFSQSKLRVLYLENNPFSCDPSTVHILHTEVQTLLTEDTGLEMFDGGRLKCADPPNVQGQKIIYLPSEVLGSSSFTRSDKESTVLVGYSALTLIGVALCSCTVTGLLFAVYYSCKTRVLKNKENMSSMEEGESLMELANTEPTGNAEDTLVNTLHALRRKSQGYPEGDIIDSNDEDAVEPETYIKEKLEQHRRHSLGYPRDEHSSDDAMDEIDLNAN
- the LOC5515697 gene encoding ankyrin repeat domain-containing protein 54, which produces MEDEQEKEKTSPASKEFKLEWGSSSTPLQLDGRNVFPFSSGFGTVYSLPDGERDTREAISGPILPSHSKLKAQVYTKKSPTGYDYLLQRRLREAVSISDINCIQRLISSGVNPCSADSKQRTPLHFAATQGNEHVVKVLLENGANPNARDVNGNTPLHLAACTNKVQIVTLLLKAGSDLNAVDYTGRTPLEVARSTLRVLHEDVVIRTAPLRYRQEVLQIIDMLKEYMNRTNKEGEKLKLDELCSQLNKTTTIEEVDQIHELLTSFTLLDLSNSDT
- the LOC116620024 gene encoding uncharacterized protein LOC116620024; this translates as MSSNIVHSPSRSLCRSPHYLQGFLFLVIFAMPHEVSTLTKCEMVKGSSCRASTDKGYIDLSALIGQGNSPRFTEITDQDSDNKYSWNPCKGWTDSTSQILNTCQDVSVCLYMPYSGVSSNLYGIGKANTADFKLDASSGNCLITYTGTMYLGSSTVVNIELVCSESQEGTLDPFTNSGLSTTIFTSKLHSKYACPSRSGISTGSILLIVFFSVICVYLVVGILISHFVKGATGRELVPNYSFWVDLPALIKDGCVFTFGKCRSLCGGKEGNSYEVIP